One Paramisgurnus dabryanus chromosome 10, PD_genome_1.1, whole genome shotgun sequence genomic region harbors:
- the LOC135746719 gene encoding uncharacterized protein encodes MVSATTSIIHVQRATDHPVPGYSHSPTTKKKDRWTDSQNDFDTETVKDQHRLKLFLKDENDETVCSEEVLRNSSIQGVNFEAWNPNRENPDGRQPDLFRRTEGEEEAQGTLKRIQKLVGVKKGTQISTEDLRNKTNSSGGHLTESEGKDNSPVITCISLTKKTEKKPTTCSTQYVQQSQKPLQRKDVNKTEASWSPGLFQEYWSPIIYSPGWDTATHTCHRSTAEQVMYNFNFTLPRATDWDKYEELFHQLDPYKRDQQARWITHSVMDLDLANHVVRSVFMYLSLVCCEH; translated from the exons ATGGTGAGTGCAACCACATCAATCATCCACGTGCAGAGAGCCACAG ATCATCCAGTGCCTGGTTATAGCCACAGTCCCACCACCAAGAAAaaagacagatggacagacagtcAAAATGATTTCGACACAG AAACGGTCAAAGATCAGCACCGGCTTAAACTCTTCCTAAAGGATGAGAATGATGAAACGGTGTGTTCGGAGGAAGTGTTGAGAAATTCTTCAATTCAG GGTGTGAATTTTGAGGCCTGGAATCCCAACAGAGAAAACCCCGATGGCAGGCAGCCAGACTTG TTCAGGAGGACAGAAGGTGAGGAGGAAGCACAAGGGACGCTCAAGAGGATCCAGAAACTGGTGGGAGTTAAGAAGGGAACTCAAATCAGCACAGAGGATTTGAGGAACAAAACAAACAGTAGTGGTG GCCACCTGACAGAATCCGAGGGTAAAGACAACAGTCCAGTCATAACCTGCATCAGCCTGACCAAAAAAACTGAGAAAAAGCCCACAACATGTTCCACACAATACGTACAGCAATCCCAGAAGCCTCTTCAAAGAAAAGATGTAAATAAAACAGAAGCTTCCTGGAGTCCAGGCCTCTTTCAGGAATACTGGAGTCCCATAATCTATTCTCCAGGCTGGGACACCGCCACACACACCTGCCACAGGTCAACAGCCGAACAGGTCATGTACAACTTCAACTTCACCCTCCCCAGGGCCACAGATTGGGACAAATATGAGGAGCTCTTCCACCAACTGGACCCTTACAAACGAGACCAGCAAGCCAGATGGATCACGCACTCCGTCATGGATCTGGACCTGGCTAACCACGTGGTAAGATCAGTGTTCATGTATCTcagtttagtgtgttgtgagcATTAA
- the samsn1b gene encoding SAM domain-containing protein SAMSN-1b yields the protein MLQRKPSNVSEKQRNKPKRSTSFGIFDRQQPAQVKAEDKKDSLPVETESPEVDSSKSGGLGKKMKTISLTMRKKMGRKYTKALSEEMGEEPAAGEVGNESALAKDCSQSVESLFSLHSGQSSSSGVTSSSDGYSNRDSLRLDDDVPYTGQFCGRAKVHTDFVPSPYDTESLKLKVGDVIDIISKSANGIWTGMLNAKVGNFKFIYVDVLVEESVPEPRIRPHRRSKRPRPKTLQELLERLNLEEHISSLLLNGYQTVEDLRHLKEQHLIELNVTDPEHRERLLAAAENLQDTEYNKQSLGQADEPKSPSEHMNAELNDCPRDSGCYTGSDCSENIKEDTENQLAAHSPSTAES from the exons ATGCTTCAAAGGAAACCATCCAATGTCTCTGAAAAACAAAGGAACAAACCCAAG CGCTCAACCAGTTTTGGGATTTTTGACAGGCAGCAACCCGCGCAGGTCAAAGCAGAAGATAAGAAAGATAGTTTG CCTGTGGAAACTGAATCACCTGAGGTGGACTCCAGTAAATCGGGTGGTCTTGGAAAGAAGATGAAGACCATCTCGCTGACCATGCGTAAGAAGATGGGCAGGAAATATACAAAAGCCCTGTCGGAGGAAATG GGGGAGGAGCCTGCGGCAGGTGAAGTGGGAAACGAAAGTGCTTTGGCCAAAGACTGCAGTCAATCCGTAGAGAGTTTGTTCAGTTTGCACAGTGGACAGAGTTCATCAA GTGGTGTAACCAGCAGCTCAGATGGCTACAGTAACAGGGATAGTCTACGTCTAGATGATGACGTGCCCTATACAGGCCAGTTCTGTGGGAGAGCAAAGGTCCACACAGATTTTGTCCCCAGTCCGTATGACACAGAGTCTCTTAAACTCAAG GTGGGAGATGTTATTGATATTATTAGTAAATCTGCTAATGGAATATGGACCGGAATGTTAAACGCCAAAGTGGGAAACTTTAAGTTCATTTACGTTGATGTGCTGGTGGAGGAAAGTGTGCCAGAGCCGAGAATTCGTCCTCACAGGAGGAGCAAAAGACCTCGACCCAAAACCCTGCAGGAACTTCTAGAGAGACTCAACCTGGAG GAGCACATCTCATCTTTGCTGTTGAACGGTTATCAGACAGTGGAAGATCTTCGACATCTTAAGGAGCAACATCTTATTGAGCTGAACGTGACAGACCCTGAACATAGAGAAAGACTGTTGGCAGCAGCAGAAAACCTGCAGGACACAGAAT atAATAAGCAGAGCCTTGGGCAAGCAGACGAACCCAAATCTCCCTCTGAACATATGAATGCGGAGTTGAATGACTGTCCCAGAGACTCGGGCTGTTACACCGGATCTGACTGTTCAGAAAACATTAAAGAGGACACAGAAAACCAACTGGCCGCTCACAGCCCATCTACAGCCGAATCGTAA